The Gemmatimonadota bacterium genome contains a region encoding:
- a CDS encoding peptidylprolyl isomerase, with amino-acid sequence MKRLAGAGLAILLAAASAGAQDSTTAPGLKIDIDRIVAVIGTTPILWSEVLEQVNIRRAQGVPVPEDPEEQKKFALLVLNEMVDVEVMVQKARLDTAIVVADTDLQDNVDKRFAQLRTNFKTDAELAAALKNDGFGTVEEYRRWMMDQARRASLQQKLVQKLRQDGKMVTVGVSEAEISDAFAREKERLPKRPATVTFRQLVIPTMPSEAARKAAYEKTDTVLKEVLGGGDFEKIAKRVSQDSGSAVQGGDLGWNRRGAMVPAFDQMMFYLAAGQVSPIVETQYGFHIIRVDRINPSERKARHILIKPELDTADVTRASVLADSVLGLWRTGANYDTLVARYHDLASDEMRGVLEPFERGRMPESYQEAFKGKGPGDYIGPFAVEDPRRGVPKFVIAQLITAADEGEYTVQDLRNQIRDQLSEEKSMRRLLDALRRETFVTVMLEEKVAAKP; translated from the coding sequence ATGAAACGCCTTGCTGGCGCCGGGCTCGCCATCCTGCTCGCCGCCGCCTCCGCGGGGGCCCAGGATTCCACGACCGCTCCCGGCCTGAAGATCGACATCGACCGCATCGTCGCGGTGATCGGGACCACGCCCATTCTCTGGAGTGAGGTGCTCGAACAGGTCAACATCCGGCGCGCCCAGGGGGTGCCGGTGCCCGAAGACCCCGAGGAGCAGAAGAAGTTCGCGCTCCTGGTCCTGAACGAGATGGTCGACGTGGAAGTGATGGTGCAGAAGGCGCGACTGGACACGGCGATCGTCGTGGCCGATACGGACCTGCAGGACAACGTCGACAAGCGGTTCGCCCAGCTGCGCACCAACTTCAAGACGGACGCCGAGTTGGCCGCCGCGCTCAAGAACGACGGGTTCGGCACGGTGGAGGAATACCGTCGCTGGATGATGGACCAGGCGCGCCGCGCCTCCCTCCAGCAGAAGCTCGTCCAGAAGCTGCGGCAGGATGGGAAGATGGTCACGGTCGGCGTATCCGAGGCCGAAATCAGCGACGCCTTCGCGCGGGAAAAAGAGCGACTCCCCAAACGCCCCGCAACGGTCACCTTCCGGCAGCTCGTGATCCCCACGATGCCGTCCGAGGCGGCGCGCAAGGCGGCCTACGAAAAGACCGACACCGTCCTGAAGGAAGTGCTGGGGGGTGGGGACTTCGAAAAGATCGCCAAGCGCGTGTCGCAGGACTCCGGATCCGCGGTGCAGGGCGGGGACCTTGGATGGAACCGACGCGGGGCGATGGTGCCCGCCTTCGACCAGATGATGTTCTACCTCGCCGCCGGCCAGGTCAGCCCGATCGTGGAAACGCAGTACGGCTTTCACATCATCCGGGTCGACCGCATCAACCCGTCCGAGCGGAAGGCGCGACACATCCTGATCAAGCCGGAACTCGACACCGCTGATGTCACGCGGGCCTCGGTGCTCGCCGACTCGGTCCTCGGCTTGTGGCGGACGGGCGCGAACTACGACACCCTGGTCGCGCGGTACCATGACCTTGCCTCCGACGAGATGCGCGGGGTGCTGGAGCCGTTCGAACGCGGGCGGATGCCGGAGTCATACCAGGAAGCCTTCAAGGGCAAGGGACCGGGGGACTACATCGGCCCGTTTGCCGTCGAGGATCCACGGCGCGGCGTTCCCAAGTTTGTCATTGCGCAGTTGATCACGGCGGCGGACGAGGGCGAGTACACGGTGCAGGACCTGCGCAACCAGATCCGGGACCAGCTCAGCGAGGAAAAGTCGATGCGGCGCCTGCTCGATGCTCTCCGGCGCGAGACCTTCGTGACCGTGATGCTCGAGGAGAAGGTCGCGGCGAAACCGTGA
- the pdxA gene encoding 4-hydroxythreonine-4-phosphate dehydrogenase PdxA, with the protein MPARRPRVAVTLGDPRGIGPEIVAKALAGGREVGEIDVVLVGPTGTGVDVHESVGQWTPTASVATAGTLAGRAIERAVELARSGAVDAIVTAPIDKAALLSGGYDFPGHTEMLAALTGCETAMMLASDRLRVVLATTHIPLRDVPSAVTATAITRAVEVTRAGLTRWFGLAAPRLTLCALNPHAGDGGRFGTEDDTILRPLAVALGVAGPFPADTVFVRAMRGEFDAVIAPYHDVGMTAIKVASFGQAVNVTLGLPFPRTSPDHGTALDIAGRGVADAGSMREAIRVAREMMQR; encoded by the coding sequence ATGCCCGCACGTCGGCCGCGCGTCGCCGTCACCCTGGGGGACCCGCGCGGGATCGGACCGGAAATTGTCGCGAAGGCACTGGCTGGGGGACGCGAGGTCGGCGAGATCGACGTTGTCCTCGTGGGACCGACCGGCACGGGCGTCGATGTACATGAGTCGGTCGGCCAATGGACACCGACCGCTTCCGTCGCCACGGCGGGAACGCTCGCCGGTCGCGCCATCGAACGGGCGGTCGAGCTGGCGCGCAGCGGTGCCGTCGATGCGATCGTGACCGCACCGATCGACAAGGCCGCGCTGCTGTCCGGGGGGTACGACTTTCCGGGGCACACCGAGATGCTCGCCGCGCTCACCGGGTGCGAGACGGCGATGATGCTCGCTTCGGACCGGCTGCGGGTCGTCCTGGCCACGACGCACATTCCTCTGCGCGACGTACCGAGCGCGGTGACCGCAACGGCCATCACGCGAGCCGTCGAGGTGACGCGCGCCGGCCTCACCCGATGGTTTGGATTGGCTGCACCGCGCCTGACCCTGTGCGCGCTCAACCCGCACGCCGGGGACGGGGGGCGCTTCGGCACCGAGGATGACACCATCCTCCGCCCGCTGGCGGTCGCGTTAGGCGTGGCCGGTCCGTTCCCGGCGGACACCGTGTTCGTGCGCGCCATGCGCGGCGAATTCGACGCGGTGATCGCCCCATATCACGACGTGGGGATGACCGCCATCAAGGTCGCGAGTTTCGGCCAGGCCGTGAACGTCACCCTGGGACTGCCCTTTCCCCGGACCTCGCCCGACCATGGCACAGCGCTCGACATCGCCGGCCGCGGGGTCGCGGACGCGGGGAGCATGCGCGAGGCGATCCGCGTCGCGCGGGAGATGATGCAGCGTTAG
- a CDS encoding HlyC/CorC family transporter, whose protein sequence is MSRALLIIVLLLLNGFFVAVEFALVRARRTRLEGMVRGGDRLAKAALHATSPQMLSRVLSAGQLGITLASLGLGWAAEDALGVVFEHWFASLPVALDAGIRVSLGAAVALIFATYLHVVFGELAPRAAALNHPEIAAKWLAPLILGFTWLTTPFNWLLNSSADLVLKLFGQRAQVEEHSVHSPEELRMIVEHSEEGGAIEAGDAELIEGVFEFSEKNAREVMTPRTNVVALPVEATLNEACDVVEESNFSRFPVFDGSLDNVVGLVLAKDLLREVRRPAASFDLRRFMREVHVVPGSREVEEVLSDFKRRKEHLAVVLDEFGGTAGIVTMEDLLEEIVGEILDEHDEPERRALEGTAGETLVPGETHIVEVNEHFGLELADDDYTTIGGFVFGALGRLPVVGDRVATPGAQLSVREMEGRRIKTVALERPPLA, encoded by the coding sequence GTGAGTCGCGCACTCCTTATCATCGTCCTCCTCCTCCTCAACGGCTTCTTCGTCGCGGTGGAGTTCGCCCTGGTTCGTGCTCGTCGCACCCGTCTCGAAGGGATGGTGCGCGGCGGGGACCGCCTCGCGAAGGCGGCGCTGCACGCCACTTCGCCGCAGATGCTCTCTCGCGTCCTCTCGGCCGGGCAGCTCGGGATTACGCTCGCGTCCCTCGGCCTGGGGTGGGCCGCCGAAGACGCCTTGGGGGTCGTGTTCGAGCATTGGTTTGCGAGCCTGCCGGTGGCGCTGGATGCCGGGATCCGCGTGAGCCTCGGCGCAGCGGTCGCCCTGATCTTCGCGACCTACCTCCACGTGGTCTTCGGCGAGTTGGCTCCGCGCGCCGCGGCGCTGAACCACCCCGAGATCGCGGCGAAGTGGCTCGCCCCGCTGATCCTGGGCTTCACCTGGCTGACGACGCCGTTCAACTGGCTGTTGAACAGTTCCGCGGATCTCGTCCTCAAGCTGTTCGGGCAGCGTGCCCAGGTCGAGGAGCACTCGGTGCACTCCCCCGAGGAACTCCGCATGATCGTGGAGCACTCGGAAGAGGGTGGAGCGATCGAGGCCGGCGACGCCGAGCTGATCGAGGGGGTCTTCGAGTTCAGTGAGAAGAATGCCCGGGAGGTGATGACGCCGCGCACCAACGTTGTCGCCCTGCCGGTGGAGGCCACGCTGAATGAGGCGTGCGACGTGGTTGAGGAGAGCAATTTTTCGCGCTTCCCGGTGTTCGATGGGTCACTGGACAACGTGGTGGGGCTGGTGCTCGCGAAGGACCTGCTGCGTGAGGTCCGTCGCCCGGCGGCGTCGTTCGACCTGCGGCGCTTCATGCGCGAGGTGCACGTGGTCCCCGGCTCGCGCGAGGTGGAAGAGGTCTTGTCCGACTTCAAGCGGCGCAAGGAACACCTGGCCGTCGTCCTCGATGAATTCGGCGGCACGGCCGGCATTGTCACGATGGAGGACCTTCTCGAGGAGATCGTCGGCGAGATCCTCGATGAACATGACGAACCCGAGCGGCGGGCGCTGGAAGGGACGGCGGGCGAGACGCTGGTCCCCGGGGAGACGCACATCGTTGAGGTGAACGAGCATTTCGGCCTGGAACTCGCCGACGACGACTACACGACCATCGGCGGCTTTGTGTTCGGGGCCCTCGGGCGCCTGCCAGTGGTGGGCGACCGCGTCGCGACCCCGGGGGCCCAGCTCTCGGTGCGCGAAATGGAGGGCCGGCGCATCAAGACCGTCGCCCTGGAGCGCCCGCCGCTCGCCTAA
- a CDS encoding cation transporter, with translation MTWALAITVAFFIAEVVGGYLANSIALLADAGHMLTDAGALALSLFVAWFSRKPTTPEKTFGYLRWEILAALINGSVLLVVSAGIVVEAVGRLHTPEPVDTGTMLAVALAGLVANAVCARLLHAGHHHSLNVRGAYLHVMGDLLGSVGTVAAALVIRRTGWVAADPIVSMAVTLLIVRSAWRLVRESVDVLLEATPSHLSLGAIRARLEALPGVAGVHDLHVWTVTTGLIAMSAHAIVPTAERHQGVLEEAVEAMRAFGIRHVTLQIEREEICQGGHP, from the coding sequence TTGACGTGGGCCCTGGCGATCACGGTGGCGTTTTTCATCGCGGAAGTGGTCGGCGGGTACCTGGCGAATTCCATCGCTTTGCTCGCCGACGCCGGACACATGCTGACCGATGCCGGCGCATTGGCCCTTTCGCTGTTTGTCGCCTGGTTCAGCCGCAAGCCCACCACCCCGGAGAAGACCTTCGGGTACCTGCGCTGGGAGATCCTCGCCGCGCTGATCAACGGGAGTGTGCTGCTCGTGGTCTCGGCCGGGATCGTCGTTGAGGCCGTGGGACGGCTCCACACCCCAGAGCCGGTGGACACCGGGACCATGTTGGCGGTGGCCCTCGCCGGGCTCGTGGCGAACGCGGTGTGCGCGCGGCTGCTGCATGCGGGGCATCACCACAGCCTGAACGTGCGCGGGGCCTACCTGCACGTCATGGGAGACCTGCTGGGCTCGGTCGGTACCGTCGCCGCTGCCCTCGTGATCCGGCGGACTGGCTGGGTCGCCGCGGATCCCATCGTCTCCATGGCCGTCACCCTGCTGATCGTGCGCTCTGCCTGGCGCCTGGTGCGGGAAAGCGTCGATGTCCTGCTGGAAGCCACCCCATCCCACCTGTCGTTAGGTGCCATCCGGGCGCGACTGGAGGCCTTGCCCGGGGTCGCCGGTGTCCACGACCTCCATGTGTGGACGGTGACAACGGGGCTCATTGCGATGAGCGCCCACGCCATTGTCCCCACGGCGGAGCGACACCAGGGGGTGCTCGAGGAAGCTGTGGAAGCCATGCGCGCCTTCGGCATCCGACACGTCACCCTGCAGATCGAGCGGGAGGAAATCTGTCAGGGGGGGCATCCCTGA
- a CDS encoding type IV pilus twitching motility protein PilT encodes MGKQMQAGASDLHLRTDAFPMFRQSGDVRAIEDEAPIEAERMRAMLHAIMDEEVRREFEATGDADFAYEFPGIGRFRVNAFVDRGGPGLVTRAIPSRIITADELGLSHEVRALTQLSKGLVLVTGPTGSGKSTTLSALVDLVNTSRRDHIITIEDPIEFVHQSKGCLVTQRQVGLHTKSFKQALRAALREDPDVVLVGELRDLETVSIAIETAETGHLVFGTLHTSTAPSTVDRIIDQFPPDQQAQVRVMLSESLRGVISQTLCRKVGGGRVAAMEILLVTPALSNLIREGKTFQMQSIMQTSKRLGMVTMMDALIGLVDRGEVEPQEAYLRAPDKGGLVAALKARGHDVSFAEIELPAEKSAPAAARPVAGRR; translated from the coding sequence ATGGGCAAGCAGATGCAGGCAGGGGCGTCCGATCTCCATCTGCGAACGGACGCCTTCCCGATGTTTCGGCAGAGTGGCGACGTGCGGGCGATCGAGGACGAGGCGCCGATCGAGGCCGAGCGGATGCGGGCCATGCTGCACGCGATCATGGACGAAGAGGTCCGCCGTGAGTTCGAGGCGACGGGCGACGCCGACTTTGCCTATGAATTCCCGGGGATCGGCCGCTTTCGCGTGAATGCCTTCGTGGATCGCGGTGGCCCTGGGCTGGTGACGCGTGCCATCCCCAGCCGGATCATCACGGCGGACGAACTCGGCTTGAGCCACGAGGTGCGCGCCCTGACCCAGCTGTCCAAGGGGCTCGTCCTTGTGACCGGCCCCACGGGGAGCGGGAAGTCGACCACGCTCTCCGCGCTCGTCGACCTCGTGAACACCTCGCGCCGCGATCACATCATCACGATCGAAGACCCCATCGAGTTTGTGCACCAGAGCAAGGGATGCCTGGTGACCCAACGTCAGGTCGGGCTGCACACCAAGTCGTTCAAGCAGGCGCTGCGCGCCGCGTTACGCGAGGATCCGGATGTGGTGCTGGTGGGCGAGTTGCGCGATCTCGAGACCGTGTCGATCGCCATCGAGACGGCCGAGACCGGGCACCTCGTGTTTGGCACCCTCCACACGTCCACGGCGCCAAGTACCGTCGACCGGATCATCGACCAGTTTCCGCCGGACCAACAAGCGCAGGTTCGCGTGATGTTGTCCGAATCGCTCCGCGGGGTGATTTCGCAGACGTTGTGCCGGAAGGTCGGAGGCGGCCGCGTGGCGGCCATGGAGATCCTCCTGGTCACCCCCGCATTGTCGAACCTGATCCGGGAGGGAAAAACCTTTCAGATGCAGTCGATCATGCAGACGTCCAAGCGACTCGGCATGGTGACGATGATGGATGCGCTGATTGGCCTGGTGGACCGGGGCGAAGTGGAGCCGCAGGAGGCCTACCTGCGAGCGCCGGACAAGGGCGGCCTCGTGGCAGCGCTGAAGGCGCGCGGCCACGACGTCTCCTTCGCCGAGATCGAACTGCCGGCCGAAAAGTCCGCCCCCGCCGCGGCGCGGCCGGTCGCGGGCAGGCGCTAG
- a CDS encoding Ig-like domain-containing protein: MKFPRWPRRAIALGLAYACLGLVSCDDPLAPDSEEVGRLEVNPPLLQAVVGETRTLTARVVAVDGSILGDRRLYWATQNPGIATVSQSGVVSAVATGNTQIAVSSGGKSAVVPIAVSPRPVTQVRLVPATASVQVGRTVALRADALDATGSVVSGRTALWASSATATATVTSTGVVTGVAAGTATISATVDGVSGTSVVTITPIPVASVTVSPGSGSVTVGQTIQLSATTAAAGGQTLSGRVVAWTSSANGVATVSSTGLVTAIAPGSATITATSEGITGTSSITVAAVPIASIRVTPDAVTVSAGQTVQLTAQALDAEGNVLNRPITWSSDLATRATVSASGLVTAVSAGEVRISARSGTTLGISTVTVTQVPIARIDVSPPTVSVLVGGTQQLTATPRDAAGNALPGRGITWLTGAPSVATVSQTGLVTGVASGSALVFAASEGQSGSAAVTVATVAVASVTLTPNTGIIQQGQALQLTATARDASNNVLSGRPIIWTSSDETRATVSSLGRVVAITPGSVTITATIDGVAGSGSYSITQVPVATMTLTPATQTIAISQPLTLSAALFSATGAPLSPVGRTITWTTSASSVATVTNSGVVTGVSAGTAVITATSEGVIATATITVSPVAVASVTLAPNNVSLNQGATQSITATARDASNNVLTGRPVTWTSSNPSVATVNSTTSATNTITAVAAGSVTISAVVGGVTGVATVSVSQVPIATITVTGTTSLVEGGTTTLTATARDASNNVLTGRTIVWSSSNPQVSVSQAGVVTAVINSAAQSATITASSPGGGAGGSTPAGTATVTVTFAPVAAVSSTPSTATVSVGNTQQLSTILTTGTGQVLSATGRTLTWRAIDPLVATVNSTGQVTAVSVGTARIEIEASSPGQAAPFPADTTTITVNNVAVASVSVAPKAGANPGTVHVGAVYARKFVATVRDAGGAQLTGRSVVWSVSDGTKALITQDGDSTIVTGQAVGTVTLTATSEGIPGSIATTVDLVPVSTVSVSPATATLNLFNAPTQQLAAVPLDSAGTTISGTALGGRGTSWSSTATATATVNGSGLVTGVAAGSATITATVDAVPGTSAITVLAPVSNVALVVTPDSLILAGTLPGTVTLRDASNNLLASRNVTISSSNTAVATVSPLTATSSGSGTVAFTVTGVSAGTTTITASSEGVNQTFAIRILNAVASVTVAASPDSVIGTGASPVQATVDLRDAANAVLTGRPVTWQSSATSVATVSASGLITVVGLGTTNITATSESIVGSKTFRVLPPVNTITFTTPGDSIFGTGTLLATPDMRDAANAVITGRPITWSSSNTAAATVNSSGLVTGVAPGSTTITALVEGKSATATIRVLTGIASLGLTPATDSIIGMGTLALTAATTPVLQGRALTVTSSSPSIATASPGTANTSATGDVPITITFVAAGTTTLTVSAPAEGPSTTRVLRMLAPVASVSLASAGDSIIGARTLAVTATLRDASNNVLSGRPTSWVSSNPAVATVNASSGLVTGVAAGTTNITATSEGVNSSALTLRVLPEVATVNVNVSPTSVLVTDSVLATATLLDAGSNVITGRPITWSVSNTAKATARSTGYIVGADSGSTNVIATVPFESKTGQGALTVNLIPTKTVQVTPANPALQVGQVQAFTATALDSLGRTLTGRAFAWSATNGKISVNPTTGVATAVDSGTVNVSAATSPGTPASPVTGTTAVTITLVPVGTVTLAPNPDTVAVGASRNITITAKTTANLDATSRACTIASADPGKFTVSVASGITNLAGQFTFAITGVATTGSTPVNVTATCEGVTGTSAITVP, encoded by the coding sequence GTGAAATTCCCTCGCTGGCCGCGTCGCGCGATCGCCCTCGGGTTGGCCTACGCCTGCCTGGGCCTGGTCTCCTGTGACGATCCACTCGCCCCGGATTCCGAGGAGGTCGGCCGTCTCGAGGTGAACCCTCCCCTGCTGCAGGCGGTGGTCGGCGAAACGCGCACGTTGACCGCGCGGGTCGTCGCGGTGGACGGCAGCATTCTTGGCGATCGGCGCCTCTACTGGGCCACGCAGAATCCCGGCATTGCGACGGTGTCGCAGAGTGGGGTTGTCAGCGCGGTGGCCACCGGCAATACGCAGATCGCTGTGAGCAGTGGCGGAAAGAGTGCCGTGGTACCGATTGCCGTGTCACCGCGCCCGGTCACCCAGGTACGGTTGGTACCGGCGACCGCGAGCGTTCAGGTGGGACGGACCGTCGCGCTCCGCGCTGATGCCCTTGATGCGACCGGAAGTGTGGTGAGCGGTCGGACCGCGTTATGGGCATCGAGCGCCACCGCGACAGCGACGGTCACGTCGACCGGGGTAGTCACCGGCGTGGCCGCTGGCACAGCCACGATCAGCGCCACCGTGGATGGGGTGAGCGGCACCTCGGTCGTGACGATCACGCCAATCCCGGTCGCCTCGGTCACGGTGAGCCCCGGCAGCGGATCGGTGACCGTTGGCCAGACCATCCAACTGAGTGCCACCACCGCGGCGGCCGGCGGACAGACGCTCTCCGGGCGCGTGGTGGCCTGGACCTCGAGCGCCAACGGCGTGGCCACGGTGTCGTCCACCGGGCTCGTCACGGCGATCGCGCCGGGCAGCGCCACGATCACCGCCACGTCGGAGGGGATCACGGGCACGTCGTCGATCACCGTGGCGGCCGTGCCCATCGCCTCCATCCGCGTGACCCCGGACGCAGTGACCGTGTCGGCGGGGCAGACCGTGCAGCTTACCGCACAGGCCCTCGATGCCGAGGGCAACGTGCTCAACCGTCCGATCACCTGGTCCTCGGACCTGGCCACGCGCGCGACCGTGTCTGCGTCCGGGTTGGTGACGGCCGTGAGTGCGGGTGAGGTGCGGATTTCCGCGCGCAGCGGGACGACACTCGGTATTTCGACCGTGACGGTGACGCAGGTCCCGATCGCCCGGATCGACGTATCGCCGCCCACCGTATCGGTGTTGGTGGGAGGCACCCAGCAGCTGACGGCCACCCCGCGCGACGCTGCGGGGAACGCTCTTCCGGGGCGCGGCATCACCTGGTTGACGGGGGCGCCTTCGGTGGCGACGGTCAGCCAGACCGGATTGGTGACGGGGGTGGCCAGTGGTTCTGCACTCGTCTTCGCCGCGTCCGAGGGGCAGAGCGGGAGTGCCGCGGTGACCGTCGCGACCGTGGCGGTGGCTTCGGTGACGCTCACCCCCAACACGGGGATCATCCAACAGGGGCAGGCCCTGCAACTCACGGCGACCGCACGCGATGCGTCGAACAATGTGCTGTCGGGTCGGCCCATCATCTGGACGTCGTCGGACGAGACGCGTGCGACCGTCTCTTCGCTGGGCCGCGTGGTGGCCATCACCCCTGGGAGCGTGACGATCACGGCGACCATTGATGGGGTCGCGGGCAGCGGGAGTTATTCGATCACGCAGGTGCCGGTGGCGACGATGACGTTGACGCCCGCAACCCAGACGATCGCCATCTCCCAGCCGTTGACGCTCTCGGCGGCCTTGTTTAGTGCGACAGGGGCGCCGCTGTCGCCGGTGGGGCGAACGATCACGTGGACCACCAGCGCGTCGAGCGTGGCGACCGTGACCAATAGCGGGGTGGTGACCGGCGTGTCGGCGGGGACCGCCGTCATTACCGCCACCAGCGAAGGGGTTATCGCGACCGCGACGATCACGGTCAGTCCGGTCGCCGTCGCCAGCGTCACCCTGGCACCGAACAATGTGTCGCTCAACCAGGGGGCGACGCAGTCGATCACCGCCACCGCCCGCGATGCCTCCAACAACGTGCTCACCGGCCGGCCCGTCACCTGGACCTCCAGCAATCCCTCGGTTGCTACGGTCAACTCGACGACCAGCGCCACGAACACGATCACGGCGGTGGCCGCCGGGAGTGTGACGATCAGCGCGGTGGTGGGAGGTGTGACCGGCGTCGCGACCGTCTCGGTGAGCCAGGTGCCGATCGCGACGATCACGGTCACCGGGACGACCTCGCTGGTCGAGGGCGGGACGACGACGCTGACCGCCACCGCCCGCGATGCATCGAACAACGTGCTCACCGGGCGCACGATCGTCTGGTCGTCGAGCAACCCGCAAGTGAGCGTGTCGCAGGCGGGGGTCGTGACGGCGGTCATCAACTCGGCAGCGCAGTCGGCGACCATTACCGCATCGTCGCCGGGCGGAGGCGCGGGTGGGTCCACGCCGGCCGGAACCGCGACGGTGACCGTGACCTTTGCGCCGGTGGCGGCGGTGTCCTCCACACCGTCGACGGCGACGGTGTCCGTGGGCAACACGCAGCAGCTCTCGACGATCCTGACGACAGGGACCGGACAGGTGCTCAGCGCGACGGGTCGCACGCTCACCTGGCGGGCGATCGATCCGCTGGTGGCGACAGTAAACAGCACCGGACAGGTGACGGCCGTGTCGGTCGGGACGGCGCGCATCGAGATCGAGGCCTCGTCCCCGGGACAGGCGGCGCCCTTCCCCGCCGACACCACAACGATCACGGTCAACAACGTTGCAGTTGCCAGCGTCAGCGTTGCACCCAAGGCAGGAGCCAATCCGGGCACCGTGCACGTCGGCGCCGTGTACGCACGAAAGTTTGTCGCGACCGTGCGTGATGCCGGCGGCGCGCAGCTGACGGGACGTAGTGTCGTCTGGAGCGTGAGCGATGGGACCAAGGCACTGATCACGCAGGACGGGGACAGCACCATCGTCACCGGCCAAGCGGTTGGCACCGTCACGCTCACCGCGACCTCCGAGGGCATTCCGGGATCGATTGCCACCACGGTCGACCTGGTCCCGGTCTCGACCGTGTCTGTTTCGCCCGCGACGGCCACGCTCAACCTCTTTAACGCGCCGACCCAGCAGCTGGCCGCCGTCCCGCTGGACTCCGCGGGCACCACCATCAGTGGCACCGCGTTAGGCGGGCGTGGCACCAGCTGGAGTTCCACGGCCACGGCCACGGCCACCGTCAATGGCTCGGGGCTGGTGACCGGCGTCGCGGCGGGCTCGGCGACGATCACCGCGACGGTTGATGCCGTCCCCGGTACGTCCGCCATCACTGTCCTCGCCCCGGTGTCGAACGTGGCGCTCGTCGTCACTCCCGACTCGTTGATCCTCGCCGGAACCCTCCCGGGGACGGTGACCCTTCGCGACGCCAGCAACAACCTGCTGGCCAGTCGCAACGTCACCATCTCCAGCTCCAATACCGCCGTGGCCACCGTGTCACCGCTCACCGCGACCAGCAGCGGCTCGGGAACCGTGGCGTTCACGGTGACGGGTGTCAGTGCCGGCACCACCACCATCACGGCGAGCAGCGAGGGGGTCAACCAGACGTTCGCCATCCGGATCCTCAACGCGGTGGCCAGCGTCACCGTGGCCGCCAGCCCGGATTCCGTCATCGGGACCGGCGCGTCCCCGGTGCAGGCAACCGTTGACCTGCGAGACGCGGCGAACGCCGTCCTCACGGGGCGCCCCGTGACCTGGCAATCGTCCGCCACGTCCGTCGCCACCGTGAGCGCGTCGGGCCTGATCACCGTCGTTGGCCTTGGCACCACAAACATCACCGCAACGAGCGAATCGATCGTCGGCTCGAAGACGTTCCGCGTGTTGCCGCCCGTCAACACGATCACATTCACCACGCCGGGCGACTCCATCTTCGGCACCGGGACCTTGTTGGCCACGCCAGACATGCGCGATGCGGCCAACGCCGTGATTACCGGGAGACCCATTACCTGGTCGAGCAGCAACACGGCCGCCGCCACGGTAAACAGCAGCGGCCTCGTCACCGGCGTCGCGCCAGGGTCCACCACCATCACGGCACTGGTGGAAGGCAAGTCGGCCACCGCGACCATTCGCGTGCTGACCGGCATTGCTTCACTTGGCCTGACACCCGCCACCGACTCGATCATCGGCATGGGCACCCTGGCGCTCACCGCGGCGACCACGCCAGTGCTCCAGGGTCGTGCGCTCACGGTCACCTCCAGCAGCCCGAGCATCGCCACGGCCAGCCCAGGCACCGCCAACACCAGTGCAACCGGCGACGTGCCCATCACGATCACCTTCGTGGCCGCGGGCACCACCACATTGACCGTTTCTGCTCCGGCGGAAGGACCGTCGACGACCCGGGTACTCCGCATGCTCGCCCCCGTCGCCTCGGTGTCCCTCGCAAGCGCTGGCGACTCCATCATCGGCGCGCGCACCCTTGCCGTGACCGCCACCCTGCGCGATGCGAGCAACAACGTCTTGAGTGGGCGCCCGACCTCATGGGTCTCCAGCAACCCGGCGGTCGCCACCGTCAACGCGAGTTCTGGGCTCGTCACCGGTGTGGCCGCCGGCACAACCAACATCACCGCCACGAGTGAAGGGGTGAACAGTTCGGCGCTCACCCTGCGCGTACTCCCCGAGGTCGCCACGGTCAACGTGAACGTGTCGCCCACCTCCGTCCTCGTGACCGACTCCGTGCTGGCCACGGCGACCCTCCTCGATGCCGGCAGCAACGTCATCACGGGCCGTCCGATCACCTGGAGCGTGTCCAACACCGCCAAGGCGACGGCGCGCTCCACCGGCTACATCGTCGGAGCAGACAGCGGATCCACCAACGTCATCGCCACCGTGCCCTTCGAATCGAAGACCGGGCAGGGCGCCCTCACCGTGAACCTCATCCCGACCAAGACCGTCCAGGTCACACCGGCAAACCCGGCCCTGCAGGTCGGTCAGGTGCAGGCCTTCACGGCCACCGCCCTCGACTCGCTCGGCCGCACCCTCACCGGGCGTGCCTTTGCCTGGTCAGCGACCAACGGCAAGATCAGCGTCAACCCGACGACGGGGGTCGCGACAGCTGTGGATTCCGGGACGGTGAATGTCTCCGCCGCCACCTCGCCCGGCACACCAGCGTCCCCCGTTACGGGCACCACCGCGGTGACCATCACACTCGTGCCGGTGGGGACGGTGACCCTGGCGCCAAATCCGGACACGGTCGCCGTCGGCGCGTCACGCAACATCACGATCACCGCGAAGACCACGGCCAACCTCGACGCGACCAGTCGCGCCTGCACCATCGCCAGTGCCGACCCAGGCAAGTTCACGGTCAGCGTCGCATCGGGAATCACGAACCTCGCCGGACAATTCACCTTTGCCATCACCGGCGTTGCGACCACGGGAAGCACTCCAGTGAACGTGACGGCCACATGCGAAGGCGTCACCGGGACCTCTGCCATCACCGTCCCATGA